Below is a window of Lacrimispora xylanolytica DNA.
GAATTACATTAATTTAGTGCTATCACGAAGCCTTAAAAACCTTGATGTTGATTTGTATGTGGCTTTTACTTTATAATTAGTATAGAAAAGTTTAGGAGGTTCATTAATGGAAATAACTTTTAATAGTAATAGAGAAATCGACTTTTATTTAAAAAAAGCCTATATGACCATAGACCCAAACAAAAATGTACTATACCTGAGAGGGTTTATAAGTAGAAAAGTAAATGCCAATGATGTGCAAGAGATAGGAAGACATTATGCGGCATATATGAATAATAACTTGATATCAGTAGGTTTAAAGAAGGAATATGACTTTAATCATAATAACCTATTGCCAATTTTAGAAGAAATAACTTCTATGGTAATTCAGCAAAACCTTGATATACATGATATATTGAACCTTTGGGAAGATGAAAATGGTGCAAAATTAATTTCATATATCAATGTTGAACCAGAGAAATAAAAATAGAGGTCATGTCAAATATTTACAATTTTTATTTTCAATAGATAGAGAAAACCGAATAACAGATAAGTAAATATGTGTACTTAACCATAGAAAACTTCAAAACAGCCTTAAAATTCAAGCGCAATGGATTTTAAGGCTGTTTTTGGTGTTTGTTTTCAAAAATTATTTTTAGTATCTGGACTATAAGCGGGGTAATAAAATCAACTTTCTAAAAACTAAAAGCATAGCTCCAAACATTTTGAAAAAGATGTCTAAACCTTCCTTTAAGGTTGATTTTGGGGGAGTTGAAATCCTCCGAAATCAGCGTTATTGTGGTTTAAGGAGGTGATTCAGATAAATGGAAGTAGAAAATAAGAAAGTTACGAAACAAAGCAAAAAGCCAAAAGAACCTGCGGTAAAAGATGCCGTAAACCTTGTGACTAAAGAGGAATTCACAAGTTTAAGCGGCAGGTTAGATTCTATCCTTGAAAGATTTGATGGTATAGCCACTGAACTGGAAATGACCAATCATATTTGTAGGATTCTAATTGAATTGGTTGGTGGAGTAGACCCAGGGAGAAAAAATCTAACTAACCTTGAATTGGTAAAGCTTCGTAATGAAGGGGTTAAGGTCAAGGATTTGGCCAGAATGCAAGGCGTAAGCCAATGTGCTATGGGTAGAAAATTGAAAGAACTAAGAGAGGCAGGTATATTACATGATCGAGAAACAGAAAACAATTGAAGTGGCTATCAAAAATATGGTTAATAGCCATATGAACAGCTATAGTAGAGATTTAATTCTATGTGCTGAATTATTAAATCAGATTACAGAAAAGGGATTCGTGTTTGATTATACAAGGTTTAGCTTGGATGATCAGGAACTAGCCAGTGATATAGCATATCAAATATCTCATATGGAGGAGATGGTAAACAATGTAATTAAAAGTGAACGAAATAATCAACTCTATGCAGACGAGGAAATTGGTGAATTATACTGTGGAGATGATGAAGTTGACCAGTCAGCGAAAGAAAATGAGCCAAAGTTTGAATTTGATGATATTGGGGATTTTTTCCCTATCACGGATAATTGTGATAGTTTATCCGAGGTTTTAAGCTGCATGCAGATACCTCATATTATTTTTGACGGTACAGGGTATTGTTTTAACGGCAATTATTATTCTATAGTTGATGCTGGAATTGATCGAATGGTGCTTAAGGTTACTAAAATTCAAGAAAGCGATATAGACCCATTGTGTTTGGAGATTCTTAATAATCAGATGTAGTTACATCGGATGAAAGAGAAAAATTATGTTGTCCATTTATGGTTGTCAGAGTTATGGAGTTACTAATGTCCAGAACTAACCTAAGGGGTTTCCAAAGGATTTAAGGCTAGGGCTTAGGGTTAGATATGAAATGGGTGGTTTAAGCTGAGCCAGAGCAAACCAAGGGAGATTTAGAATTGGTGGATAAAAGTATCTGTACAGGAGAGATAAAAAATGAAGGTGGTTTATGTAGAGCCAAACAAAGTGGCAGAAATCAGGAATATAGATTCAGGACTGAAGTCAATGCAAAAAGTCGTAGGCGGTTATATCGAGGCGATATATCCTTTTTCTGACCCTGTAGCAATTATATGTAATGAGGAAGGAAAAATAAATAGTTTGGAGCTAAACAGAGGACTTGCTGATGACAATGGGGATTTATATGAAATCATAGCTGGTTCTTTCTTTATCTGTTTAGCAAGACCTGATAGCGAAGATTTTGAAGGTCTTACAGATGAATTGGCCAGCAAGTATTTGGAAATATTCAAATATCCTGAAGTGTTTATGATGGAGAATAGAAAACTGGTATCTCTAAAGTGGGGTAAAAACTAATCATAATTATTAATTTGAACTACCAAGAGCAGGTGGCAGTTATCCTTTTTAGAGATAATTCGCCACCTGTTATTAATTTGGACTACTTGATGGTTAAAGGGCTGTATGCGAAATCATTTAGTCAACCAATCGTCTACTTAGAGCCTCAATCATTGGTAGTTTAGCGCTTAGACTTGAGTCAGAACGTCTTTCTATTACATAGCGTAAATCAAATTTAAGGAGAGATACGCTATGGGAAAAAAGGAAGTAACTAATCAAAATAATTTCAAAGAAAAAAAAGATGCATCTTTTGAGCGCTGCGTAGATTTTATGGCAAGAATGATAGAAAAGTATGGTCAGGAAACAGAACAAGATAGAAATAAAATAGCATCATAAATTTAGAAAAAACCCTAAAAGGGTTTTTTCTAAATTTATATATATATTTCACATAAAATCCGTTATAATAGTTGGGACAGAGAATTACTGTTTAAATGGGGGTGGATATAGATGAATCAGAGGTGTTACATATATACAAGAGTTTCAACAGAAATGCAGGTTGATGGGTACAGTTTAGACGCTCAAAAAGAAGAAATCAAAGAATATACACAATATAAGAAAATGACTATTGTGGATGAGTATTCTGATGTCGGCTCAGGTAAAAATGTAAAAGGACGACCTGATTTCTTGAGGATGATTAATGATATAAAAGAAGGAAAAGATAAAGTTGACTTTGTGTTAGTTTTTAAACTTTCAAGGTTCGGACGTAATGCCGCAGATGTTCTAGGCACTCTTCAAATAATTCAAGACTATGGAGTTAATTTGATTTCAGTTGCAGATAATATAGATAGTAGCCAAGACGGTGGAAAACTTATGATATCCGTTTTATCTGCTGTTTCAGAAATCGAGCGTGAAAATATCTTAGTTCAAACTATGGAAGGACGTAAGCAGAAAGCTAGAGAAGGTAAATGGAATGGGGGCTTTGCTCCTTATGGTTATAAACTGGAAAATGGAGAGCTAGTAATAGCTAAAGATGAGGTAAAAGTTGTAGAAGTTATCTACGATAAATTTACATCTACAAACATGGGTATAAATGCAGTAGCTTCATATCTCAATAATAATGGTTATAAAAAGAAAAAGCGTCAAAATGGTACACTTGATGCCTTTTCTGCTTCTTTTGTAAAGGCTGTTATAGATAATCCTGTTTATTGTGGAAAACTAGCTTATGGAAGAAGAAAAAATGAGAAAATACAAGGTGAACGAAATCAATTCCATATTGTAAAGCAGAAAGAGTTTCCTGTTTATGATGGAATTCATGAGGCTATAGTATCAGAAGAAATATGGCAAGCAGCACAAGAAAAGCGTAAAATAACTGGTTTTAAACATGAAAAGAGGTACAGTTTAGAACACGCACATATTTTATCTGGTATACTAAAATGTCCCAATTGTGGTGCGCCCATGTATGGTAATGTAAATCGAAAGAAGAAAAAGGATGGTACTTATTATAGAGATTACTTCTACTATGCTTGTAAGCATAGGAGGAGTGTAAGTGGTCATAAATGTAATTACAGTAAGCAGTGGAGTCAAGACTTAGTAGATGATGCTGTTGCTGAGATTATTACTAAGTTAGTTCATAATGAAAAGTTTGAGAATGCTATAAAAGATAAAATTAATTCTAAAATTGATACTGCTCAACTGGAAGAGAATTTAGAAACTCTAAAAAAATCATATCGCCAAGAAAATACGGCAAAAAATAAATTAGCACAACAAATTGATGGGCTAGATGTTATGGACTCTTCGTATGAAAGAAAATATAAGGACATGCAGGAACGTCTAAATAAATTCTATGAAAGGATAGACTCTATTGAAATAGAGATGGAAGAGGTTAAAACAAGAATACAGAACGTTAAGTTAGATAGACTTAATTCTGATGGCATTTACAACATTTTAAAAATGTTCGACCAGTTTTATGATGAATTTACAGACTTTGAAAAACAGTAAGCGCCTAATCTAAGGGTGGATTTTAAATTGCACCGTTTTTCTTTATAATTGTTATCAGGAAATGCGAGCGTTTTACTCTAAGCCTTTGCGAGAATGCAAGCATTTTACTCTATTTCGGAGACTAGCAATTATGAGATCAAAACGAATTTCTGCCGATGAGCAGTTTCTGCTCATCATGGAGTGCCGACAAAGCGGCCTCTCCGACTATCAATGGTGCCAAATGAATGATATTAATCCAGGCACCTTTTATAACTGGATCAGTAGACTTCGTAAGCGTGGAATGGTGATCCCCATGTTAGATGATCAAGGAAAGAAAACATCTGCTCCTTTGCAGGAAGTGGTAAAGGTTAACTTAATGCCGGATTCGGCATCAATGCCTGCTCCTTTGCAAGTAGAGCAAAATACTTGCATTGTTCCGGATCTTGCTACCAAAGAATTGCCTACGGTTGAAATTCTGATTGGCAATGCAACAATCCGCTTCTTTAATAACACAGATAAAAACCTGATCGAAACTACTCTCAAATGCATGGGAGGTGTTATGTTGTGCTAGGTGATATTTCCACAGCAATCAACATCTATATCATTACAGGCTATACGGATATGCGTAAGTCCATAGATGGACTCTACGCCATCATTCTAGACCAGTTGAAAGCGGAACCGGATGCCAGATCAATTTATCTATTCTGTGGCAGACGATGTGACCGAATCAAGGTTCTGCTCCGAGAGCCTGATGGAATGGTTCTTCTCTATAAACGGCTTGACGTTGTTCAAGGCAAGTATCGATGGCCAAGAAATAGCAATGAGGCAAAAAATATTACCTGGCAACAATTCGACTGGCTTATGACGGGGCTTGAAATCGAGCAGCCAAAAGCTCTTAAAACCGGCTGAAACCCTTGATTTTACTGGCTTTTTCGCTCTTTTTATGGTATACTTTTTATAGTAAACTAAGGAGCAAAAACGTGGCCAACAGTAGTAAAGATATCCAGCTCATTGAGCTTAAAGATATGATTTCACAACTAAATACTACGATCAAAACACTTGCGGAAGCATTGAATAAACAGCAGGCTGAAAATGATAATCTTAAGTCTGAACTGGCTTGGTTTCGCCAGAAGTATTTTGGTGCTTCCAGTGAACGCCGCGTGGATGACGTCGCAGGTCAATTGAACCTTTTTGACAATCTTACAGAGGACGAAAAACCGGTGGAACTAATCGAACCGGAAGTTATCCCCGCTCCAAAGAAATCTCGAAAAAAGAAACCTACTTTAGCAGAACAATTTAAGGATATTCCAACCAGACAGCTAAATGTAGATACACTGACCAAAGAGGAAAAAACATGTCCAATCTGTGGAACCCAAATGATTCCGATTGGAACAGAACTGATCCGAAGCGAAATCGTTTATACTCCGCCAAAGCTGGAGCGTATCGAATACATGGCAACCACGTATTCATGTCCAGAGTGCAAGGATACGGAGGAGCCACAGTTTATAAAGGATAATGGAACGCCTGCATTGATTCCCGGAAGTTATGTTTCAGAATCCCTGCTGGCATATATCATTTATCGAAAGTACGGATTGTACATCCCTCTTTATCGTCAGGAGCAGGATTTCCAGCAGATGAACGCTCCAATAGGACGAACATCTATGGCACACTGGATTATTATAGTTGGCATTGAATATATAACGCCGCTGTATGATTACTTTCATAGGGAACTGCTAAAACGCAGATTCCTTATGATGGACGAGACACCAATCCAGGTATTAAAAGAGGAAGACCGGCGGGCACAGACAAAATCTTATTTATGGGTTGTCCGAACTGGTGAAGATGGATTAAATCCTATCGTCCTCTATAATTACACGCCCACAAGAGCAGGAGAAAATATCAAACAATTCCTAAAGGGTATGGAACCTGGATTTTATCTAATGACAGATGCATACAAGGGCTACAACAAGGTGAATGAAGCCAGGCGTTGTTGTTGCTTTGCACATATCAGGAGATATCTATTGGAGGCTATCCCAAAAGGCCATGAGAAGGATTACAGTCATCCGGCAGTACAGGGAGTCTTGTATTGTAATAAGTTGTTCGAGTATGAACGGGTCTATAAGGAAAAAGGACTCTCATACAAACAGATAGGCAATCGTCGCCTCAAAGACCAAAGACCAGTCGTTGAGGGCTTCTTGGCGTGGGCAAACCAAGTCAATCCCGGAGATAATGCCAAACTTAAGAAAGCAATCACATATATTAAAAACCGTCGAGACTTTCTTATGACATATCTGGAAGATGGCCGGTGCAGCTTAAGCAACAACCTTAGCGAAAATTCAATCCGTCCAGTAACTATAGGCCGGAAAAACTGGCTCTTTTCAGACACTCCGGAAGGAGCGACAGCCAATTCGCTCTATCTCACTATCATAGAGATGGCAAAGGCGTATGACTTAAATCTATATGAATATCTGAAGTTCTTGCTAGAGAATCGTCCCAGCAAGGGCATGTCAGATGATGAGATAGCAAAACTTGCGCCTTGGGATAAAACAGTCCAAGAACTTTGCAAGAACAAAATGGAGTAAAATGCTTTCATTTCCGAATCCTAGCAATAGGATCCGGAAATTATTTATGAGTCATACCCCGAAACTATGCGCTTACGAAAAACAGGAGTTTATAAAGAGTTTTGTTGAGAAAATTGAAATTTATCCAGAAGAATTAGAAGATGGTCGTATCTTAAAGAACATAAAGTTTAGATTTCCAGTATTCTTTAATGGTAGTGAAGTGAGTGAAATAAGTTGGGACAAAGAGAGTACAGTTGAAGCGGTGATAATGATGACGTATTGTGGTTTGGACAAGAAAAGCAGGGGTTAGACCACAAGATGTTGTGGCTTTTGAACTAAAAATGAGCAAAAAACGGAGCTAAAAAATGATGTGACCCCTAAAAGTTAGACTTTATGGCGGAGTGGATTTTTCCACTTCGTCTTTTTCTTTATGCTGCCAATAGGCTGAGCCTGTATTCAACAGGACTCATCCAGCCCAGTTTCTGTTTTATTCTTTGTTCATTGTAAATACTTTATGCATTTCTCTATCGCTTTTTTCAGCTCATCATAGCTATAGTAAACTACTCCATAGTACATTTCTTGTTTTTCTAATTAAGCTATATGAAAAAGTATTATTAAAATAACATTGTAATTATTATATATTACTATAATTGATTTTATATGTAAAATAATTCAAATTAAATTAATTATAATTTGAGAGGCTAGTAACAGTCTATTATAGACTTAGTTACAAGCGTTTTTTATTTATATATCAATAAAAATATTAAGTAAGGAGGTGAAAACTATGTCAAGTAGTATTTTCATTATTACTGATTTTAAAATTATCTTTGAGATTGACAACAACGGAGATAACATGAAGAGATTCATAGAGAAAGTAATTAAGCAAGGCACTAAAATACATCAAGAACTTAAGAAAGACTGTATTGAGTTAGAATACATCTATAACTGTTATATAATATAATAAATTGTCTAAACATCTTTCTCCAGCGATTATGATATGGTATAATTTTACATATACTAAATTTATGGGGGACTGGTGATGTGTCTATGAAAGGTAACATCGGTTAAAGTAGTGGAGAGTAAAGAATTATCTGTAGATACAAGTTCAGGAAGTTTGGCTTATAAAAGACTTGATATGCAAGTTAGTTAAACGTTACATATGGCTATATATGGGGAATTAATGCAACTTGAGAGTAATAAAACTCAGTCATTTCAATATAATGGACAAGATGGTGTCATCCATGATACTAATGATTTATATTATATGCGAGCCATGTATTATCATACAGGTATAAAAGGTCGAATATAGAGTACAAAGTACCAGCGTTTAATCTTTTTTGTACATTTTTAAAATATTTATAAAAATAATAATTATTTACATAAATCAGCACAATAAACAATTTGGCTATGAATTTTCCTATATATGGTTCATCAGAATGATAAAAAGAATAGAACAGGAGTGTTTAAAATGAAAAAACGTAGTTTATCAACCATCATGATAGTTTCTTTACTTCTAAGCAGTTCAGGAACACAGATGGCATTGGCAGAATCAGTTACAGATCAACAAGCCACCACTGAAGCAAGTGAGAGTGTTAAAACTCAAGCTGAATTTTTAAAAATGTTAATTTTATCACAGAAAGTAACGGTTAATTCTACCGATCAAGTTCAAGCGTGGTATAGCCCATATATTACGGTTGCAGAAAATAAAGGAATTGTTAAATCTGGAGAGAATAAGGCTGAACAATGGACAGGGCCAATCACACGTCAAGAAATGGCTAAAATGGCGGTTGAAAGCCAAGGAGAAAAGCTCCCTATTGACGATAAAGAATCATCAACAGCAGAACAAGTAAAAAATGCACCCAAAGATCCATGGGGAAGAGCAATTAGAACAACTAATTTGCCTGAAAACTATAAGGATTTCCCTTATATATTAGCCGATGCGCCTAATGAGTTATATGATTTGAAGCACGAATACAAGAGCTATAATTCAAACCTAACGCCAGTTCAGTTTTTAGATATAGACGGCTATAAAAAGGAAGACATTGATAAATGGGCTGAATATGTAGAGCAATTCGTTTATCAGATAGTAAATGTAGACTATACAACACTAGATGAACAGTGGGGAAACAAATTGACTTCTGTGATGAATAAATCAGCTGCACTGGATAAGGATGTAGCTAATTATATTAAAGAAGCAAAAGAGAATAAAGTTAAAATTGTTGGTACTGTAAAGGCAGAACCTTCAATCGTATTTTTGGATGGGCCTAGTTATATGCGTGTACATTTTACATTTAAGGTTACTAGTTTTGATGATTCTAACAAAGCAATATTTTATGAAGACTGGAAAAGTAAGGTGAAGATTGAAAAAAATGTTGAATATGAAGGCTATTCGAATATATCATTAACCACTGCTGTATATGGGGCTGTTGGAGATTTATCTTATGCTAGAGTAGC
It encodes the following:
- a CDS encoding DUF3846 domain-containing protein produces the protein MKVVYVEPNKVAEIRNIDSGLKSMQKVVGGYIEAIYPFSDPVAIICNEEGKINSLELNRGLADDNGDLYEIIAGSFFICLARPDSEDFEGLTDELASKYLEIFKYPEVFMMENRKLVSLKWGKN
- a CDS encoding recombinase family protein, with translation MNQRCYIYTRVSTEMQVDGYSLDAQKEEIKEYTQYKKMTIVDEYSDVGSGKNVKGRPDFLRMINDIKEGKDKVDFVLVFKLSRFGRNAADVLGTLQIIQDYGVNLISVADNIDSSQDGGKLMISVLSAVSEIERENILVQTMEGRKQKAREGKWNGGFAPYGYKLENGELVIAKDEVKVVEVIYDKFTSTNMGINAVASYLNNNGYKKKKRQNGTLDAFSASFVKAVIDNPVYCGKLAYGRRKNEKIQGERNQFHIVKQKEFPVYDGIHEAIVSEEIWQAAQEKRKITGFKHEKRYSLEHAHILSGILKCPNCGAPMYGNVNRKKKKDGTYYRDYFYYACKHRRSVSGHKCNYSKQWSQDLVDDAVAEIITKLVHNEKFENAIKDKINSKIDTAQLEENLETLKKSYRQENTAKNKLAQQIDGLDVMDSSYERKYKDMQERLNKFYERIDSIEIEMEEVKTRIQNVKLDRLNSDGIYNILKMFDQFYDEFTDFEKQ
- the tnpA gene encoding IS66 family insertion sequence element accessory protein TnpA — translated: MRSKRISADEQFLLIMECRQSGLSDYQWCQMNDINPGTFYNWISRLRKRGMVIPMLDDQGKKTSAPLQEVVKVNLMPDSASMPAPLQVEQNTCIVPDLATKELPTVEILIGNATIRFFNNTDKNLIETTLKCMGGVMLC
- the tnpB gene encoding IS66 family insertion sequence element accessory protein TnpB (TnpB, as the term is used for proteins encoded by IS66 family insertion elements, is considered an accessory protein, since TnpC, encoded by a neighboring gene, is a DDE family transposase.); translation: MLGDISTAINIYIITGYTDMRKSIDGLYAIILDQLKAEPDARSIYLFCGRRCDRIKVLLREPDGMVLLYKRLDVVQGKYRWPRNSNEAKNITWQQFDWLMTGLEIEQPKALKTG
- the tnpC gene encoding IS66 family transposase — its product is MANSSKDIQLIELKDMISQLNTTIKTLAEALNKQQAENDNLKSELAWFRQKYFGASSERRVDDVAGQLNLFDNLTEDEKPVELIEPEVIPAPKKSRKKKPTLAEQFKDIPTRQLNVDTLTKEEKTCPICGTQMIPIGTELIRSEIVYTPPKLERIEYMATTYSCPECKDTEEPQFIKDNGTPALIPGSYVSESLLAYIIYRKYGLYIPLYRQEQDFQQMNAPIGRTSMAHWIIIVGIEYITPLYDYFHRELLKRRFLMMDETPIQVLKEEDRRAQTKSYLWVVRTGEDGLNPIVLYNYTPTRAGENIKQFLKGMEPGFYLMTDAYKGYNKVNEARRCCCFAHIRRYLLEAIPKGHEKDYSHPAVQGVLYCNKLFEYERVYKEKGLSYKQIGNRRLKDQRPVVEGFLAWANQVNPGDNAKLKKAITYIKNRRDFLMTYLEDGRCSLSNNLSENSIRPVTIGRKNWLFSDTPEGATANSLYLTIIEMAKAYDLNLYEYLKFLLENRPSKGMSDDEIAKLAPWDKTVQELCKNKME